ATATAGTCTTTGTTCTTTTCAATTGACTCTCCTAGTTTAGTTGCCTTTGATGAACCATCTTCTGTGCTTAAAGCTTGTTCTGATGCGCCCCTTGCTATTTCTTCTACAGTCTTATTAACTTCCTCAGCAGCACTTGCTGATTGTTGAGTAGTCGCTGTTAATTCTTCAGAAGCCGATGCAACCTGTTCTGATGAATCATTTACTTCATGTATAATCTCTCTAAGACTATTTATTGTTTGTTGGAATGCTCTTGCCAAATCACCTGTTTCATCCTTATTCTTAAGAAGTTTTTCAGGTACATCATGGGTTAAATCTAAATTTGCTAAGTTTACAGCTTGTACTACTGTTTGAATTATTGGTTTTGCAATCGAATTACCAATGACACCTACTATAACAACGCTTAGGGCTAAGATAATAGCTGTAACAGTTATTATACTACGTTGTAATTCTGGTACTGCAGCTAAAACTTCCTCTTGATCACCATTTATAATAAAAATCCAGTCAGTTCCTTCAATAGGAGCAAAACCTGTTATTAAATCATTTCCTTCAAAGGTATATGTACCAATACCATTCTTCTCTGCTAATGCTTTTTCAATTAGTGCAGCTAGAGATCCTAAGCTTTCATCGTTCTTTGCTTCCTTAATTGGATCAAATTGATTAAGCACTTTTTGTCTATCTGGGTGTGCTATCACAATTCCATCCCCATTGATAATATATCCATATCCTTTTTCGCCATAACCTGTTTCATCTGCAATTTGGCTTAATGAAAATCCAACTCTACGACCTATTAAAGCTCCGACTATTTTCCCGTCCCTTTCGATTGGTGCAGCATACATCAATACCACATCATTAGTGACTCGACTAAAAATCAGATCTGATATACTTGTTTCCCCATTTAATGCTTTCATTATGTATTCTCTATCCCCTAATTGAGCAGTTGATCCGTCTGAATAAAGTGTGGTCCCATCTAGATTGACAACTCCAAGTTCCAAAAAATTCGTCCTATTTACTTGTCTTTCTAATATAGGTTGTTGTACCTCCCAATCCATGGTTTGGATATCACCTCTTAAAGCTATCATTTCCAAGGTTCTAATTTGAGTTTCAATTCTACTCTCTGTTAGCTTTGCAGCATCGTTGGCAGCCAAACTAACAGTTTTTTCCGTTTCCTCAGTAAGAGATCTACTAGCACTTGTTAGCGATATAAACCCATTTACTATGGATGATAGTAAAATTATTAGTGAAAAACTGATTATTAATTTTGTTCTAATACTCTTTTTATTCACTTTTTTGATATTAACTTTTTTGACATTAAACCTTTTCAAATTAAACTTTTTAAATTTAAACTTTTTAAATTTAATTTTTTTAAAATTTAATTTTTTAACATTTTTCTTTTCCATTTCCAAACCCCCATCTTGAATTTCTTTAGTCTAACCTTATTTAAAAAGAATTAACCCATTACAATTATTTAACCTCCTTTTTAAACAAGTAAAGACCCCTTTTATTTATACAACTCAAATAAAAGGGGTCCTCACTTGACTACGTAATGCAACCGGCTGCCATGTTAATTTCAATTTAGGCCCTTGGCTTTGCGTCCTTACCTTTCGATAAGTTTGCCCTTTTAATTCATTTAAAAAGCTTTTCAATTTCTTCTACCGGCAAAGGTTTACTAAATAAATAACCTTGTCCTAGATCACAACCTAATACATTTAAATATGACAACTGCTCCTTATTTTCAATTCCTTCTGCAACTACAGTTAAATCTAGGCTCTTGCCCATAGAAATTATAGAATTAACCAACTTTTGTCTCTTGGTAATGTGAACTATTTCATCTATAAAAATTTTATCTATCTTTAATTTGTCTAGTTCAAAGATGTCTAATTGACCAAGTGAGGAGAAACCCTTCCCAAAGTCATCCATAGATATTTGAAGTCCATTCTTCTTCAATTCTCTAAGATTTTCAACTATGGTAGGAACATCTCCTGAAGATACACTTTCAGTTATTTCAAGTTCAATACTACTGGATTCGATATTATGATCATCTAAGATTCTCATAACTGATTGTGAAAACCCACTTTGTTCTAGTTGTTTTACTGAAATATTTACAGCTATTGGTATATTTGGATAACCCTTATACTTCCATATACGAAGCTGCTTACATACCTGTTCTATTGCCCATTCTCCAATACAAATAATCTGCCCTGTTTTTTCAGCTAAAGGTATAAATGTATTTGGTGATACCATTCCTAAAATTGGACTTTTCCATCTTAATAAGGCCTCTAATCCCATTAT
The DNA window shown above is from Tissierella sp. Yu-01 and carries:
- a CDS encoding bifunctional diguanylate cyclase/phosphodiesterase; amino-acid sequence: MTLDALTELYNKDYFMDNVDSYIRFCKQENEKFAILFLNLNGFKNINDYLGHSIGDELLIELSKRLKLLKWNNHIISRFNADEFSILCKSNDIKEIKKLAMELLDVFRQPFIIDDSTLYINGRVGVSVFPNDGIDSKTLIRSSDIAMSKAKELIGKKICFYSREMYDEIKDKFQYANHLVKAISNNELSVYYQPIFDIKNPKKIMGLEALLRWKSPILGMVSPNTFIPLAEKTGQIICIGEWAIEQVCKQLRIWKYKGYPNIPIAVNISVKQLEQSGFSQSVMRILDDHNIESSSIELEITESVSSGDVPTIVENLRELKKNGLQISMDDFGKGFSSLGQLDIFELDKLKIDKIFIDEIVHITKRQKLVNSIISMGKSLDLTVVAEGIENKEQLSYLNVLGCDLGQGYLFSKPLPVEEIEKLFK
- a CDS encoding methyl-accepting chemotaxis protein encodes the protein MEKKNVKKLNFKKIKFKKFKFKKFNLKRFNVKKVNIKKVNKKSIRTKLIISFSLIILLSSIVNGFISLTSASRSLTEETEKTVSLAANDAAKLTESRIETQIRTLEMIALRGDIQTMDWEVQQPILERQVNRTNFLELGVVNLDGTTLYSDGSTAQLGDREYIMKALNGETSISDLIFSRVTNDVVLMYAAPIERDGKIVGALIGRRVGFSLSQIADETGYGEKGYGYIINGDGIVIAHPDRQKVLNQFDPIKEAKNDESLGSLAALIEKALAEKNGIGTYTFEGNDLITGFAPIEGTDWIFIINGDQEEVLAAVPELQRSIITVTAIILALSVVIVGVIGNSIAKPIIQTVVQAVNLANLDLTHDVPEKLLKNKDETGDLARAFQQTINSLREIIHEVNDSSEQVASASEELTATTQQSASAAEEVNKTVEEIARGASEQALSTEDGSSKATKLGESIEKNKDYIDNLNNISKKIALNVKDGINEIRNLSKITEENTLAMNEIEEVIIKTNESSNKIGQASNLISSIAQQTNLLALNAAIEAARAGEAGRGFAVVAEEIRKLAEQSSTSTMEIDNIVNELQNNSQDAVKTMERVSAISKEQTNSVVNNKDKYMMISKSIGEAIEATKKLNVSSEEMEEMKNGILDALQNLTAIAEENSASTQEASASMEEQSASIEQIAGASEGLSELAQNLQTIARRFKI